One Bufo gargarizans isolate SCDJY-AF-19 chromosome 3, ASM1485885v1, whole genome shotgun sequence DNA segment encodes these proteins:
- the COMMD6 gene encoding COMM domain-containing protein 6, with product MATGAMYVLSGAGFEKSSELIKLLPPDLFAELCQQSIQHLQCLNTGVDQALLCQRFQAAGVVTNVDEVRNVLNAVSHLFSAAAKHRLSTDALLNTAVSHYKLPKQTLQVIRHVWNEEGKKLSDTECSRGLLPATQLTDFQWKIGMAASSDSCRSLNHPYVTVELKVADHSGQVQSKVFEMTIPEFQNFSKQFKEMSAALENV from the exons ATGGCTACGGGAGCGATGTATGTGCTGTCAGGAGCTG GATTTGAGAAGTCGAGTGAGTTGATAAAATTGCTGCCTCCTGACTTGTTTGCTGAACTG TGCCAGCAAAGCATTCAGCATCTGCAATGTCTGAACACCGGTGTAGACCAAGCACTACTTTGTCAG AGGTTCCAAGCTGCGGGAGTGGTCACAAACGTGGATGAAGTTAGAAATGTTCTAAACGCAGTGAGCCATCTCTTCAG TGCTGCTGCAAAGCACAGACTGTCCACAGATGCATTGCTGAACACCGCTGTAAGTCATTACAAACTGCCCAAGCAGACTCTGCAGGTTATTCGCCATGTGTGGAATGAAGAGGGGAAAAAGCTGTCCGACACTGAATGTTCCAGAGGCTTATTACCAGCCACACAG CTTACTGATTTTCAGTGGAAAATTGGAATGGCCGCCAGTTCAGACAGCTGCAGATCCCTTAACCACCCTTATGTCACTGTGGAATTGAAAGTAGCAGACCATTCCGGCCAGGTCCAAAGCAAAGTCTTTGAAATGACCATTCCAGAGTTTCAG aatttcTCCAAGCAGTTTAAAGAGATGTCGGCAGCACTTGAGAACGTTTGA